Proteins from one Stenotrophomonas aracearum genomic window:
- a CDS encoding DUF3108 domain-containing protein — protein sequence MKKTLSKPVLLLASLFCTVAIAQAQETPAPVTPPAPELTVLPPPAAWEPPPLEPFTATYQALYKGKEAGDATMRVTHTGGDQWRVDMQVVGRKGFASVLGLNLEQSTVFEKQGTTYVPLSQATVRKGLFLGKKVTGTYDWKAGTAQWLGDLKKERTQPIPLQPGDQSALLINLAIMRDARPGQQMHYRYVDVGRVRQHDYQAAPETENVQVGELTYNALRVYRTNGGNDETILWIANGVPTPVRILQREDGQDRIDLRLIEYQGV from the coding sequence ATGAAAAAGACCCTGTCCAAGCCCGTGCTGCTGCTTGCGTCCCTGTTCTGCACCGTGGCCATCGCCCAGGCGCAGGAAACGCCCGCACCCGTGACGCCGCCCGCGCCGGAACTGACCGTGCTGCCGCCGCCGGCCGCATGGGAACCGCCCCCGCTGGAACCGTTCACCGCCACCTACCAGGCCCTGTACAAGGGCAAGGAAGCCGGTGATGCCACCATGCGCGTCACCCACACCGGGGGCGACCAGTGGCGGGTGGACATGCAGGTGGTGGGCCGGAAGGGCTTTGCCAGCGTGCTGGGCCTGAACCTGGAACAGAGCACGGTGTTCGAGAAGCAGGGCACGACGTATGTGCCGCTCAGCCAGGCCACCGTGCGCAAGGGCCTGTTCCTGGGCAAGAAGGTCACCGGTACTTACGACTGGAAGGCCGGCACCGCCCAGTGGCTGGGCGACCTCAAGAAGGAACGCACCCAACCCATTCCACTGCAGCCGGGCGACCAGAGCGCGCTGCTGATCAACCTTGCGATCATGCGCGACGCGCGCCCGGGCCAGCAGATGCATTACCGTTATGTCGATGTGGGCCGGGTCCGCCAGCACGACTACCAGGCCGCGCCGGAAACCGAGAACGTCCAGGTCGGCGAGCTGACCTACAACGCGCTGCGGGTGTATCGCACCAACGGCGGCAATGACGAAACCATCCTCTGGATCGCCAACGGGGTTCCGACCCCGGTGCGCATCCTGCAACGCGAAGACGGTCAGGATCGGATCGACCTGCGCCTGATCGAATACCAAGGAGTCTGA
- the purN gene encoding phosphoribosylglycinamide formyltransferase produces MSALPPRSRIAVLASGRGSNLQAIVDAIAAGSLHAEVVAVLSDKPDASALAKVPPERRWAQSPKAYVDRAAFDAALGDALAGFAPDWVVCAGYMRILGEAFVQRFSGRLINIHPSLLPLYKGLHTHARALEAGDAEAGASVHFVVPELDAGTVLAQARVPVLPGDTDEALAQRVLVVEHPLLIASLQWLVAGRVAEREGRLEVDGNPLFSPLRLDCAGMLTR; encoded by the coding sequence GTGTCTGCCCTCCCACCGCGCAGCCGCATCGCGGTACTGGCCTCGGGCCGTGGCAGCAACCTGCAGGCGATCGTGGATGCGATTGCCGCCGGGTCACTGCACGCTGAGGTGGTGGCGGTGCTGTCCGACAAGCCCGATGCCTCGGCGCTGGCCAAAGTGCCGCCGGAGCGGCGCTGGGCGCAGTCGCCCAAGGCGTACGTCGACCGCGCCGCGTTCGATGCTGCACTCGGCGATGCGCTGGCCGGGTTCGCGCCGGACTGGGTGGTCTGCGCCGGCTACATGCGCATCCTGGGCGAGGCCTTCGTGCAGCGCTTCAGCGGGCGCCTGATCAACATCCATCCGTCGCTGCTGCCCCTGTACAAGGGCCTGCATACCCACGCGCGCGCGCTGGAGGCCGGTGATGCCGAAGCCGGGGCGAGCGTGCACTTCGTGGTGCCCGAACTGGATGCCGGCACCGTGCTGGCCCAGGCCCGGGTGCCGGTGCTGCCCGGGGACACCGACGAAGCGCTGGCCCAGCGGGTGCTGGTCGTCGAGCACCCCCTGCTGATCGCCAGCCTGCAGTGGCTGGTGGCCGGCCGCGTAGCTGAACGGGAGGGACGGCTCGAGGTCGATGGCAACCCCCTGTTCAGTCCGCTGCGCCTAGATTGCGCCGGAATGCTTACCCGTTAG
- the purM gene encoding phosphoribosylformylglycinamidine cyclo-ligase: MTYRDAGVDIDAGNELVERIKPLVKRSFRPEVMGGLGGFGALFDLSSKYREPVLVSGTDGVGTKLKLAQQLGRHDTIGIDLVAMCVNDVLVQGAEPLFFLDYFATGKLDIDTAAAVVGGIANGCTEAGCALIGGETAEMPDMYAPGEYDLAGFTVAGVEKSELKDGASVAEGDVLIGIASSGPHSNGYSLVRRIYDRAGQPADLELEGGVKLVDALMAPTRLYVKPILALLKAHGPAIHGMAHITGGGLTENIIRVVPEGLGLDIDAASWTLPPVFQWLQKEGAVADSEMWRTFNCGIGFVLIVAPDQVATVAAAVEAQGLAQWTIGKVTAASGTERVRIG; the protein is encoded by the coding sequence CTGACCTACCGCGACGCCGGCGTCGACATCGACGCGGGCAACGAACTGGTCGAGCGCATCAAGCCGCTGGTGAAGCGCAGCTTCCGGCCGGAAGTGATGGGTGGCCTGGGCGGGTTCGGCGCCCTGTTCGACCTGTCCAGCAAGTACCGCGAACCGGTGCTGGTCTCGGGCACCGACGGCGTCGGCACCAAGCTGAAGCTGGCACAACAGCTGGGCCGCCACGACACGATCGGCATCGACCTGGTCGCCATGTGCGTGAACGACGTGCTGGTGCAGGGCGCCGAGCCGCTGTTCTTCCTGGACTACTTCGCCACCGGCAAGCTGGACATCGACACCGCCGCAGCGGTCGTCGGCGGCATCGCCAACGGCTGCACCGAGGCCGGCTGCGCGCTGATCGGCGGCGAGACCGCTGAAATGCCCGACATGTACGCCCCGGGCGAATACGACCTGGCCGGTTTCACCGTGGCCGGCGTGGAAAAGAGCGAGCTGAAGGACGGCGCCAGCGTGGCCGAAGGCGACGTGCTGATCGGCATTGCGTCCTCCGGCCCGCACTCCAACGGCTACTCGCTGGTCCGCCGCATCTACGACCGCGCCGGCCAGCCGGCCGATCTGGAGCTGGAAGGCGGGGTCAAGCTGGTCGACGCGCTGATGGCCCCGACCCGCCTGTACGTCAAGCCGATCCTGGCCCTGCTCAAGGCGCACGGCCCGGCCATCCACGGCATGGCCCACATCACCGGTGGCGGCCTGACCGAGAACATCATCCGCGTGGTGCCCGAAGGCCTGGGCCTGGATATCGACGCCGCTTCGTGGACCCTGCCGCCGGTGTTCCAGTGGCTGCAGAAGGAAGGCGCCGTCGCCGACAGCGAAATGTGGCGCACCTTCAACTGCGGCATCGGCTTCGTGCTGATCGTCGCCCCGGACCAGGTCGCCACCGTTGCGGCGGCCGTCGAAGCCCAGGGCCTGGCCCAGTGGACCATCGGCAAGGTCACCGCCGCCAGCGGCACCGAGCGCGTGCGGATCGGCTGA
- a CDS encoding DUF2066 domain-containing protein, translated as MRRSLFVMMFLALCLPVATMAQSGLRTEGDVATASGAYEAEVPVNSQGEADRNGALARALGNVLAKLSGDRSVMTRPGVMQALRDAKNYVASYDYRQDQSTSASGAPSYRTMLVARFRQDDVDGLISALGLPLWPQPRPKPVVWLAIDDGSGPRLVTVQQANAARPLLNRAIERGYKLGLPTGSAAEQALVGAIWRQDTAAVARASSRYSPPMQLVGKLYRDKTGGWVADWVFVDGGRELNKWTTNDSDARRAMAGGADGAADALVRRYAKAGAATGAAGTYTIVVTGLNSAEDYLRLAAGLRESPVVRNITPVRASGNRLELALELTTGLPGLNRMLGENGVIVPLAPLPVPIDEDAAPGTPPPPASNEYRLR; from the coding sequence ATGCGCCGCAGCCTCTTTGTAATGATGTTCCTCGCGCTGTGCCTGCCGGTGGCCACGATGGCCCAGAGCGGCCTGCGTACCGAAGGCGACGTGGCCACCGCCAGTGGCGCCTACGAGGCCGAAGTGCCGGTCAACAGCCAGGGCGAGGCCGACCGAAACGGGGCCCTGGCCCGCGCATTGGGTAACGTGCTGGCCAAACTGTCCGGCGACCGCAGCGTGATGACCCGCCCGGGCGTGATGCAGGCCCTGCGTGACGCCAAGAACTACGTGGCCAGCTACGACTACCGCCAGGACCAGAGCACCTCGGCCAGCGGCGCCCCCAGCTACCGCACCATGCTGGTGGCCCGGTTCCGCCAGGACGACGTGGACGGGCTGATTTCGGCGCTCGGCCTGCCGCTGTGGCCGCAGCCGCGGCCCAAGCCGGTGGTCTGGCTGGCCATCGACGACGGCAGCGGCCCGCGCTTGGTGACCGTGCAGCAGGCCAACGCGGCCCGGCCGCTGCTGAACCGCGCCATCGAGCGGGGCTACAAGCTCGGCCTGCCGACCGGCAGCGCCGCCGAGCAGGCCCTGGTCGGTGCGATCTGGCGCCAGGACACCGCAGCGGTCGCCCGCGCCTCGTCGCGCTATTCCCCGCCGATGCAGCTGGTCGGCAAGCTGTACCGCGACAAGACCGGGGGCTGGGTGGCCGACTGGGTATTCGTGGATGGCGGCCGGGAACTGAACAAGTGGACCACCAATGACAGCGACGCCCGCCGCGCCATGGCCGGTGGTGCTGACGGTGCCGCCGATGCGCTGGTGCGCCGCTACGCCAAGGCCGGTGCCGCCACCGGCGCGGCCGGTACCTACACCATCGTGGTGACCGGGCTGAACAGCGCCGAGGACTACCTGCGCCTGGCTGCCGGCCTGCGCGAGAGCCCGGTGGTGCGCAACATCACCCCGGTACGCGCCTCGGGCAACCGCCTGGAGCTGGCGCTGGAGCTGACCACCGGCCTGCCCGGGCTGAACCGCATGCTCGGCGAGAACGGCGTGATCGTGCCTCTGGCGCCGCTGCCGGTGCCGATCGACGAAGATGCCGCCCCCGGCACCCCGCCGCCCCCGGCCAGCAACGAGTACCGCCTGCGATGA
- a CDS encoding AI-2E family transporter codes for MILTPEAEIAQFLRRIKYILFALAVGWVVWLLAPILTPFVLALALAWLGDPLVDRIEATGRSRNTGVVLVFLAMVLVITAALLILVPMIERQISTLIAAIPQVQQWLMQNAIPWFEQKTGMEIMPWLEPDRLIDWVRSHWEQAGGVAKTFFGYVSRSGFAMVTWVVNILLLPILAFYFLRDWDKLVERVASTIPRNHVGTITKLARESNDVLGAFIRGQFLVMVALGLIYAIGLSLVGLKLGLLIGLVAGLISFIPYLGATTGIVMAVLAALVQAQGFDLKLLILVGVVFTVGQLLESYVLTPRIVGDKIGLHPVAVIFAVMAGGQLFGFLGMLLALPVAAVSNVLLRYAHLRYRESELYAGEPNAIVIETHVDRQTVIIDTSKGQDLK; via the coding sequence ATGATCCTCACCCCGGAAGCCGAGATCGCGCAGTTCCTGCGCCGTATCAAGTACATCCTGTTTGCACTGGCGGTCGGTTGGGTGGTGTGGCTGCTGGCCCCGATTCTGACCCCGTTCGTGCTGGCGCTGGCGCTGGCCTGGCTGGGCGACCCACTGGTCGACCGGATCGAGGCCACCGGCCGGTCGCGCAACACCGGCGTGGTGCTGGTGTTCCTGGCCATGGTGCTGGTCATCACCGCCGCGCTGCTGATCCTGGTGCCGATGATCGAACGCCAGATCTCGACCCTGATCGCGGCTATTCCGCAGGTCCAGCAGTGGCTGATGCAGAACGCCATTCCCTGGTTCGAGCAGAAGACCGGCATGGAAATCATGCCGTGGCTGGAACCGGACCGGCTGATCGACTGGGTGCGCAGCCACTGGGAACAGGCCGGCGGCGTTGCCAAGACCTTCTTCGGCTACGTGTCGCGCTCGGGTTTTGCAATGGTGACCTGGGTGGTCAACATCCTGCTGCTGCCGATCCTGGCGTTCTACTTCCTGCGCGACTGGGACAAGCTGGTCGAGCGCGTGGCCTCGACCATTCCGCGCAACCACGTGGGCACCATCACCAAGCTGGCGCGCGAGTCCAATGACGTGCTCGGGGCCTTCATCCGTGGCCAGTTCCTGGTCATGGTGGCGCTGGGCCTGATCTACGCGATCGGGCTGTCGCTGGTGGGCCTGAAGCTGGGCCTGTTGATCGGCCTGGTCGCCGGCCTGATCAGCTTCATTCCGTACCTGGGCGCCACCACCGGCATCGTCATGGCGGTGCTGGCCGCGCTGGTACAGGCGCAGGGCTTCGACCTGAAGCTGCTGATCCTGGTCGGCGTGGTGTTCACCGTGGGCCAGCTGCTGGAAAGCTACGTGCTCACCCCGCGCATTGTCGGCGACAAGATCGGCCTGCACCCGGTGGCGGTGATCTTCGCGGTGATGGCCGGTGGCCAGCTGTTCGGCTTCCTCGGCATGTTGCTGGCGCTGCCGGTGGCGGCGGTGAGCAACGTGCTGCTGCGCTATGCGCACCTGCGTTACCGCGAGAGCGAGCTGTATGCCGGTGAGCCGAACGCGATCGTGATCGAAACGCACGTCGACCGGCAGACCGTGATCATCGACACGTCCAAGGGCCAAGACCTGAAGTGA
- the hda gene encoding DnaA regulatory inactivator Hda produces MSVVPQLPLALRYPQDERLETFIGAPDGALAQLRAIAVGADQHWVYLEGAAGTGKTHQALAMCSLAEQAGRQPTYLPLKAVVGRTRAALESLEGRDLVALDGLDAVAGHREDEVALFDFHNRARSAGITLLYTAQHAPDRLGLVLPDLRSRLQQCVRVVLQPLDDEGRAAVLRERAARRGLSIDEAAIEWLLTRTGRELGSLVSLLDWLDRESLAAQRRITVPFLRQVVEEGSHRL; encoded by the coding sequence GTGAGTGTTGTCCCGCAGCTGCCGCTTGCCCTGCGCTACCCGCAGGACGAGCGACTGGAAACCTTCATCGGCGCACCCGACGGTGCGCTGGCGCAGCTGCGCGCGATCGCCGTGGGCGCGGACCAGCACTGGGTGTACCTGGAAGGCGCGGCCGGCACCGGCAAGACGCACCAGGCGCTCGCGATGTGTTCGCTGGCCGAACAGGCCGGGCGGCAGCCGACCTACCTGCCGTTGAAGGCGGTGGTGGGGCGCACCCGCGCGGCGCTGGAATCGCTGGAAGGTCGCGACCTGGTCGCGCTGGACGGGCTGGATGCGGTGGCGGGGCATCGCGAGGATGAAGTGGCGCTGTTCGATTTCCACAATCGTGCGCGCAGTGCGGGCATCACGTTGTTGTACACCGCCCAGCACGCGCCTGACCGGCTCGGGCTGGTACTGCCGGACCTGCGCTCGCGCCTGCAGCAGTGCGTGCGCGTGGTGCTGCAGCCGCTGGACGACGAAGGCCGCGCCGCGGTGCTGCGCGAGCGCGCGGCTCGGCGCGGCTTGTCGATCGATGAAGCGGCCATCGAATGGCTGCTGACCCGGACCGGCCGCGAGCTGGGCAGCCTGGTCAGCCTGCTGGACTGGCTGGACCGCGAATCCCTGGCCGCGCAAAGGCGGATCACCGTGCCGTTTCTGCGGCAGGTGGTGGAAGAGGGTTCGCATCGGTTGTAA
- the murU gene encoding N-acetylmuramate alpha-1-phosphate uridylyltransferase MurU — protein sequence MKAIIFSAGKGERMRPLTLTTPKPLLVAGGKPLIVWHLERLAAAGFDEVVINTSWLGDQFEPALGDGSRWGLRLHFVDEGAVPLETGGGIFNALPLLGDAPFLVVNGDVWTDVDFARLPRAPAGDAHLVLVDNPVQHPRGDFILHADGRVSDVGDAPRLTYAGVGIFRSTILNGWREVIGPTEGAAATPPQFGLAPMMRHAMKQGRVTGQHHDGRWTDVGTPERLAALDRELSRTL from the coding sequence ATGAAGGCGATCATTTTCAGCGCCGGAAAGGGCGAACGCATGCGTCCGCTGACGCTCACCACGCCCAAGCCGCTGCTGGTGGCCGGCGGCAAGCCGCTGATCGTGTGGCATCTGGAACGGCTGGCAGCGGCGGGGTTCGACGAGGTGGTGATCAACACCTCGTGGCTGGGCGACCAGTTCGAACCAGCGCTCGGCGACGGCAGCCGCTGGGGACTGCGCCTGCATTTCGTCGACGAAGGCGCGGTGCCGCTGGAAACCGGTGGCGGCATCTTCAACGCATTGCCGCTGCTGGGCGACGCACCGTTCCTGGTGGTCAACGGCGATGTGTGGACGGATGTGGACTTCGCCCGTCTTCCCCGCGCCCCCGCAGGCGATGCGCATCTGGTGCTGGTCGACAACCCCGTGCAGCACCCGCGCGGTGATTTCATCCTGCATGCCGATGGGCGCGTCAGTGACGTGGGCGATGCGCCGCGGCTGACCTATGCGGGCGTGGGAATCTTCCGCTCCACCATCCTCAATGGTTGGCGCGAGGTCATCGGCCCCACCGAAGGTGCGGCAGCCACCCCGCCGCAGTTCGGCCTGGCGCCGATGATGCGGCATGCGATGAAACAGGGCCGCGTAACCGGTCAGCATCACGACGGGCGCTGGACCGATGTGGGCACCCCGGAACGATTGGCGGCGCTGGATAGGGAGCTCTCGCGAACACTGTGA
- a CDS encoding aminoglycoside phosphotransferase family protein translates to MNDPASDPLRAELRQQWTATALGDPELHLDRASVDAGFRSYWRATSAHGSHIVMDSPPGLEDVRPWLRMHDLLEPHGVRVPQVLARDEEQGFLLLEDLGGPTLARHIDDDNADAWFDAAFAQLIRLQSIPVPEGMGSFGEALLQRDAGLFDEWFLQRHLGLELDCGEVEQLQWVHRRLMDNALQQPQVLTHRDFMPRNLMPVEPGPAVLDFQDLVRGPIAYDPVSLFKDAFLSWPLEKVDAWLARYHAQALAAGLPVRPWPQFLRDADWMGVQRHLKILGLFVRLRDRDGKGHYFADAPRFIRYLDEVLPRHPELAGLNTLLQERIKPAMAALALPVSSRA, encoded by the coding sequence ATGCCGGTTTCCGCAGCTACTGGCGTGCCACCAGCGCGCACGGCAGCCACATCGTGATGGACTCGCCTCCGGGGCTGGAAGATGTGCGTCCGTGGCTGCGCATGCACGATCTGCTCGAACCCCATGGCGTGCGCGTGCCGCAGGTGCTGGCCCGCGATGAGGAGCAGGGCTTCCTGCTGCTGGAAGACCTGGGCGGCCCAACCCTGGCCCGGCATATCGATGACGACAACGCCGACGCCTGGTTCGACGCCGCGTTCGCGCAGCTGATCCGCCTGCAGTCGATCCCGGTGCCGGAGGGCATGGGGTCGTTCGGCGAAGCGCTGCTGCAGCGTGATGCAGGCCTGTTCGACGAATGGTTCCTGCAACGCCACCTGGGCCTGGAACTGGACTGCGGCGAAGTGGAACAGCTGCAGTGGGTGCACCGCCGGTTGATGGACAACGCGCTGCAGCAGCCGCAGGTGCTCACCCACCGCGATTTCATGCCGCGCAACCTGATGCCGGTCGAGCCCGGCCCGGCCGTGCTCGATTTCCAGGACCTGGTGCGCGGGCCGATCGCCTATGACCCGGTCAGCCTGTTCAAGGACGCGTTCCTGAGCTGGCCGCTGGAGAAAGTGGACGCCTGGCTGGCGCGTTACCACGCGCAGGCGCTGGCCGCCGGGTTGCCGGTACGCCCGTGGCCGCAGTTCCTGCGCGATGCGGACTGGATGGGCGTGCAGCGCCACCTGAAGATCCTCGGCCTGTTCGTGCGCCTGCGCGACCGCGACGGCAAGGGTCATTACTTCGCCGACGCACCGCGCTTCATCCGCTACCTGGACGAAGTGCTGCCGCGCCACCCGGAACTGGCCGGGTTGAACACGCTGCTGCAGGAGCGGATCAAACCCGCGATGGCGGCACTGGCGCTGCCGGTGTCCAGCCGCGCATGA